The following are encoded in a window of Fusarium oxysporum f. sp. lycopersici 4287 chromosome 5, whole genome shotgun sequence genomic DNA:
- a CDS encoding hypothetical protein (At least one base has a quality score < 10) codes for MKLLSALLCGALLFSEVSATKKLTPSQVEGDIKKSKLRKTLEDLNSIAKKNGGNRAFGFPGYKASVDYISKQLKGQYGKHLNTYIQPFNYTFEQTKDIWVRGPDGEDVYVITLIYNVGTPTPDGVTAPLVLVPIDDERGSGCFADQWEGVDAKDKLALVKRGSCAISDKLKLAKKAGARGVLLVNNQPGKGITSATLSAENLELIVPVGVIPLEVGTAWRTRIEGGEKLEVTLLVDSFYETRETWNIIAETKQGDPNNVVMMGAHLDSVQAGPGINDDGSGTAGILEIAKSFTKYTGYKNKVRFAWWGAEESGLAGSYYYGEQLTEEEADRIRFYFNYDMIGSPKPKYWVQASKPADRVGGDILAAWLRKKGKTVEWEEFGESSDYAAFVELGIPSSGIFTGADAETDPCYHLECDTINNIHWGALTLNTKTAGRAAAQFALSLKGVPPRDKTSANPKSKRAVAARFEQWQKKKTLASNAHKCNHKTKVVV; via the exons ATGAAGTTACTTAGTGCTTTGCTCTGCGGagctctcctcttctctgaGGTGTCGGCTACCAAGAAGCTGACTCCCAGTCAAGTTGAGGGTGACATTAAAAAGTCAAA GCTTCGCAAGACTCTTGAGGACCTCAACTCAatcgccaagaagaacgGTGGCAACCGAGCCTTTGGCTTCCCCGGCTACAAGGCGTCCGTCGACTACATCtccaagcagctcaagggTCAATACGGAAAGCATCTCAACACTTACATCCAGCCCTTCAACTACACCTTCGAGCAGACCAAGGATATTTGGGTCCGAGGACCTGATGGTGAGGATGTCTATGTCATCACTCTCATCTACAACGTCGGCACACCTACCCCCGATGGTGTGACTGCTCCTCTTGTTCTCGTGCCAATTGACGATGAGCGCGGATCTGGATGCTTTGCTGACCAATGGGAGGGTGTTGATGCCAAGGATAAACTCGCCCTCGTGAAGCGCGGCTCATGTGCGATCTCAGATAAGCTCAAGCTCGCAAAGAAGGCCGGTGCTCGTGGTGTTCTCCTCGTCAACAACCAACCTGGCAAGGGTATCACCAGTGCGACTCTCAGTGCTGAGaaccttgagctcatcgTACCTGTTGGCGTGATTCCTCTTGAAGTTGGAACTGCTTGGAGAACGCGCATTGAGGGTggcgagaagctcgaggTCACTTTGCTGGTGGACTCGTTCTACGAGACTCGTGAGACCTGGAACATTATCGCGGAGACTAAGCAGGGTGACCCTAACAATGTTGTCATGATGGGTGCTCATCTTGACAGTGTTCAAGCTGGTCCCGGTATCAATGATGATGGCAGTGGAACTGCCGGTATTCTTGAGATTGCCAAGTCCTTTACCAAGTACACTGGttacaagaacaaggtcCGCTTTGCTTGGTGGGGTGCTGAAGA GAGCGGCCTTGCTGGGTCTTACTACTATGGCGAACAGCTCaccgaggaggaagctgaCAGAATTCGATTCTACTTCAACTACGACATGATCGGTTCTCCTAAGCCCAAGTACTGGGTCCAGGCTAGCAAGCCCGCCGACCGAGTTGGAGGAGATATCCTGGCTGCTTGGCTCCGTAAGAAGGGAAAGACCGTTGAGTGGGA GGAGTTTGGTGAATCTTCTGACTACGCTGCCTTCGTCGAACTCGGCATCCCCTCCTCCGGAATCTTTACCGGCGCTGATGCTGAGACCGATCCATGCTACCACTTGGAATgcgacaccatcaacaacatccacTGGGGAGCTCTGactctcaacaccaagactgCTGGCCGTGCTGCTGCCCAGTTCGCTCTTAGCCTGAAGGGCGTTCCTCCACGAGACAAGACCTCCGCTAACCCCAAGAGCAAGAGGGCTGTTGCTGCGCGCTTCGAGCagtggcagaagaagaagactctTGCTAGCAATGCGCATAAGTGTAACCATAAGACAAAGGTTGTTGTCTAA
- a CDS encoding hypothetical protein (At least one base has a quality score < 10), with protein MGVPHINARQEVQVITQTVYLPTTTYTTQVTLGVASAPATDRPVVTSQHSGDGLSSAQIGAIIGSIVGVFVLAFVVVCCCRRPKQPKKRRSYRSSYADFSDGWSERMPHEGWTRPVPIPVARPVPVQFPSPVVQREQIPGGPKFPTYRAIPIPNPRRGENPPRTYWR; from the coding sequence ATGGGAGTTCCCCACATAAATGCCCGCCAAGAGGTGCAGGTTATAACGCAGACTGTTTACCTCCCCACGACCACTTACACCACGCAAGTCACGCTAGGTGTAGCTTCGGCTCCAGCCACGGACCGTCCCGTCGTGACGTCTCAACACAGCGGCGATGGGCTGAGCAGTGCACAAATCGGAGCAATAATCGGATCCATCGTTGGAGTTTTTGTGCTCGCTTTTGTTGTGGTATGTTGCTGCCGAAGACCGAAGCAGCCCAAGAAGCGGAGGAGTTATCGAAGTAGTTATGCGGATTTTTCAGATGGTTGGTCTGAGAGGATGCCGCATGAGGGCTGGACGAGGCCTGTGCCTATTCCTGTTGCTAGACCTGTCCCTGTTCAGTTTCCGTCGCCGGTTGTGCAGAGGGAGCAGATTCCAGGGGGGCCGAAGTTTCCGACTTATAGGGCGATTCCTATTCCTAACCCGAGAAGGGGAGAGAATCCACCGAGGACATATTGGCGATAG